Proteins from a genomic interval of Quercus lobata isolate SW786 chromosome 11, ValleyOak3.0 Primary Assembly, whole genome shotgun sequence:
- the LOC115967311 gene encoding F-box/kelch-repeat protein At3g23880-like isoform X1: MGERVPNDVVEDILGQLPVKSLTRFRCVSKSCDSIITDPTFIAKHFNLNLNQSESLISTNAHSGYLLYTTKDENSSPSSKHLCTVVCNNDRTLTQISRFEIPSLFEKYSIVGFCNGLFCLASRDYDLNHIIYLWNPSIRMFKKLLATPLTDEVHKRFKLSVVGLSYNSQNNDFKILRLLSVGPEAEAEIYSLSTDSWRKVVISLESFRAYEPNFGGIFDIDLPCIFFNGALHTVAWTCRRPIILSFDVNDESFREIMLTPNHLRASVVTHFTQHALFKGSLALFTFAQSHAGVLCHIWVMEEYGVAESWTRKYSVPMIWVSVGNFYGCTDNGELLIKNATGLVSIDPESRKQNILAIEDADWVGFMANSMESLILLNGVPQSRARQMV; encoded by the exons ATGGGTGAGCGTGTTCCAAACGATGTCGTGGAAGACATCCTGGGTCAGCTACCAGTGAAATCCTTAACCCGATTCAGGTGCGTTTCGAAATCTTGTGACTCCATTATCACTGACCCCACTTTCATTGCCAAACACTTCAATCTCAACCTTAACCAATCTGAATCATTGATATCCACAAACGCTCACAGTGGGTATTTGCTATATACTACAAAGGATGAGAATAGTTCACCATCTTCCAAACATCTGTGTACGGTTGTTTGCAACAATGACCGCACTTTGACCCAGATTTCAAGGTTCGAAATCCCCTCACTTTTTGAGAAATATAGTATAGTTGGTTTCTGTAATGGCTTGTTCTGTCTAGCTAGTCGTGATTATGATCTTAATCACATTATATATTTGTGGAACCCAAGTATTAGAATGTTTAAGAAGCTTCTAGCTACTCCCCTTACTGACGAGGTTCATAAGAGATTTAAGTTGTCTGTTGTTGGACTTTCTTATAATTCTCAGAACAATGACTTCAAGATTCTGAGACTTCTGTCTGTGGGACCAGAGGCCGAGGCCGAGATTTACAGTTTGAGTACAGATTCCTGGAGAAAGGTTGTAATATCGTTGGAATCCTTTAGAGCGTATGAACCCAACTTTGGAGGAATTTTTGACATTGATCTACcctgtatattttttaatggagCTTTGCACACTGTAGCATGGACTTGCCGCCGCCCTATCATTCTGTCCTTTGATGTCAATGATGAGAGCTTCCGTGAGATAATGTTGACTCCTAATCATTTGAGAGCTTCCGTGGTTACGCATTTCACTCAGCATGCATTGTTTAAGGGATCCCTAGCTCTTTTCACTTTTGCTCAGAGTCATGCGGGTGTCTTATGCCACATATGGGTTATGGAGGAGTATGGTGTGGCTGAGTCTTGGACTAGAAAATATTCGGTACCAATGATTTGGGTTAGTGTTGGTAATTTCTATGGCTGCACTGATAATGGTGAACTTTTGATTAAGAATGCTACTGGGCTGGTTTCAATTGACCCTGAGAGTCGAAAGCAGAACATTCTTGCAATTGAAGATGCTGATTGGGTGGGTTTCATGGCTAATTCAATGGAGAGCTTGATTTTACTCAATGGTG TGCCACAGAGTAGAGCAAGGCAGATGGTTTAA
- the LOC115967311 gene encoding F-box/kelch-repeat protein At3g23880-like isoform X2, producing MGERVPNDVVEDILGQLPVKSLTRFRCVSKSCDSIITDPTFIAKHFNLNLNQSESLISTNAHSGYLLYTTKDENSSPSSKHLCTVVCNNDRTLTQISRFEIPSLFEKYSIVGFCNGLFCLASRDYDLNHIIYLWNPSIRMFKKLLATPLTDEVHKRFKLSVVGLSYNSQNNDFKILRLLSVGPEAEAEIYSLSTDSWRKVVISLESFRAYEPNFGGIFDIDLPCIFFNGALHTVAWTCRRPIILSFDVNDESFREIMLTPNHLRASVVTHFTQHALFKGSLALFTFAQSHAGVLCHIWVMEEYGVAESWTRKYSVPMIWVSVGNFYGCTDNGELLIKNATGLVSIDPESRKQNILAIEDADWVGFMANSMESLILLNGE from the exons ATGGGTGAGCGTGTTCCAAACGATGTCGTGGAAGACATCCTGGGTCAGCTACCAGTGAAATCCTTAACCCGATTCAGGTGCGTTTCGAAATCTTGTGACTCCATTATCACTGACCCCACTTTCATTGCCAAACACTTCAATCTCAACCTTAACCAATCTGAATCATTGATATCCACAAACGCTCACAGTGGGTATTTGCTATATACTACAAAGGATGAGAATAGTTCACCATCTTCCAAACATCTGTGTACGGTTGTTTGCAACAATGACCGCACTTTGACCCAGATTTCAAGGTTCGAAATCCCCTCACTTTTTGAGAAATATAGTATAGTTGGTTTCTGTAATGGCTTGTTCTGTCTAGCTAGTCGTGATTATGATCTTAATCACATTATATATTTGTGGAACCCAAGTATTAGAATGTTTAAGAAGCTTCTAGCTACTCCCCTTACTGACGAGGTTCATAAGAGATTTAAGTTGTCTGTTGTTGGACTTTCTTATAATTCTCAGAACAATGACTTCAAGATTCTGAGACTTCTGTCTGTGGGACCAGAGGCCGAGGCCGAGATTTACAGTTTGAGTACAGATTCCTGGAGAAAGGTTGTAATATCGTTGGAATCCTTTAGAGCGTATGAACCCAACTTTGGAGGAATTTTTGACATTGATCTACcctgtatattttttaatggagCTTTGCACACTGTAGCATGGACTTGCCGCCGCCCTATCATTCTGTCCTTTGATGTCAATGATGAGAGCTTCCGTGAGATAATGTTGACTCCTAATCATTTGAGAGCTTCCGTGGTTACGCATTTCACTCAGCATGCATTGTTTAAGGGATCCCTAGCTCTTTTCACTTTTGCTCAGAGTCATGCGGGTGTCTTATGCCACATATGGGTTATGGAGGAGTATGGTGTGGCTGAGTCTTGGACTAGAAAATATTCGGTACCAATGATTTGGGTTAGTGTTGGTAATTTCTATGGCTGCACTGATAATGGTGAACTTTTGATTAAGAATGCTACTGGGCTGGTTTCAATTGACCCTGAGAGTCGAAAGCAGAACATTCTTGCAATTGAAGATGCTGATTGGGTGGGTTTCATGGCTAATTCAATGGAGAGCTTGATTTTACTCAATGGTG AGTAG